A single genomic interval of Dyella sp. GSA-30 harbors:
- a CDS encoding inositol monophosphatase family protein, producing the protein MPRPAVNVAVRAARAAGNVILRYMNRIDGLNVVEKQRMDFASEVDRMAEAEIIKELRRAYPTHAILAEESGSIGKGPLVWVIDPLDGTHNYLRGIPHFSVSIALLDRGEPVYGVVFDPLRDELFTASKGDGAYLNDRRLRVGKRENLGGAMIATGFPFRQREHLTPQLDITRVMLGQAEDIRRSGSAALDLAYVAAARYDGYFEIGLKPWDMAAGVLLVREAGGRYCDFAGREGIPESGNIVAANLNVAQAMLDAIGQQATPALLKA; encoded by the coding sequence ATGCCAAGACCCGCCGTTAACGTCGCGGTGCGCGCCGCACGCGCCGCTGGAAACGTGATCCTGCGCTATATGAACCGCATCGACGGCCTCAATGTCGTTGAAAAGCAGCGTATGGACTTCGCCTCCGAAGTCGATCGCATGGCCGAAGCCGAGATCATCAAAGAGCTGCGCCGCGCCTACCCCACCCACGCCATCCTCGCCGAAGAAAGCGGCTCGATCGGCAAGGGACCGCTGGTCTGGGTGATCGACCCGCTCGACGGCACGCATAACTACCTGCGCGGCATCCCGCATTTCTCCGTCTCGATCGCCCTGCTCGACCGTGGCGAGCCGGTCTATGGCGTGGTGTTCGATCCGCTGCGCGACGAGCTGTTTACCGCCAGCAAGGGCGATGGCGCCTACCTCAACGATCGCCGCCTGCGCGTAGGCAAGCGCGAGAACCTGGGCGGCGCAATGATCGCCACCGGCTTCCCCTTCCGCCAGCGCGAGCACCTGACCCCGCAACTGGATATCACCCGCGTCATGCTTGGCCAGGCCGAAGATATCCGCCGCTCCGGTTCGGCCGCGCTCGACCTGGCTTATGTCGCCGCCGCGCGCTATGACGGTTATTTCGAGATCGGCCTGAAGCCGTGGGACATGGCGGCCGGTGTGTTGCTGGTACGCGAAGCGGGCGGGCGCTATTGCGATTTCGCCGGTCGCGAGGGCATTCCGGAAAGCGGCAATATCGTCGCGGCCAACCTCAATGTGGCGCAGGCGATGCTCGATGCGATCGGCCAGCAGGCCACGCCAGCGTTGCTGAAGGCATAA